GCCCACGGACGGCCGCTACGGCGAAAATCCCAATCGTCTGCAGCGCTACTTCCAGTTTCAGGTGGTGCTCAAACCCTCGCCGGACAATGTGCAGGATCTTTACCTGGAAAGCCTCCACGCCCTGGGCATCAAGCCCGCGCAGCACGACATCCGCTTTGTGGAAGACGACTGGGAATCCCCCACCTTGGGGGCTTGGGGCCTGGGTTGGGAAGTCTGGCTCAACGGCATGGAGGTAAGCCAGTTCACCTACTTCCAGCAAGTGGGCGGCATCGACCTCAGCCCCGTGAGCGTGGAGCTGACCTACGGCCTGGAGCGTCTTGCCATGTATCTGCAGGGCGTGGAATCGGTTTACGATCTGGCCTGGAACAAGAATGTGACCTACGGCCATATCTACCACCAGAATGAAGTGGAGCAGTCCCGCCACAATTTCGAGGCCAGCGACGCCGCCATGCTGCTGCGGCATTTCAGCGATTTTGAAGGCCAGTGCAAAGCCATGCTGGAGCTGGGCTTGCCCCTGCCCGCCTATGACTACTGCCTGAAGTGCTCGCACACCTTCAACCTGCTGGACGCGCGCGGAGCCATTTCCATCACTGAACGCACGGGCTACATCGGCCGGGTGCGCGCCCTGGCGGCGGGCGTGGCCCGCGCCTATGCAGCGCAGCGCGAGGAACT
This is a stretch of genomic DNA from Desulfovibrio legallii. It encodes these proteins:
- the glyQ gene encoding glycine--tRNA ligase subunit alpha, with the protein product MYFQDVILTLQSYWARQGCVVEQPSGVECGAGTFNPNTFLRVIGPEPWSVAYVEPSRRPTDGRYGENPNRLQRYFQFQVVLKPSPDNVQDLYLESLHALGIKPAQHDIRFVEDDWESPTLGAWGLGWEVWLNGMEVSQFTYFQQVGGIDLSPVSVELTYGLERLAMYLQGVESVYDLAWNKNVTYGHIYHQNEVEQSRHNFEASDAAMLLRHFSDFEGQCKAMLELGLPLPAYDYCLKCSHTFNLLDARGAISITERTGYIGRVRALAAGVARAYAAQREELGYPMLNKDAR